From Enterococcus mundtii, the proteins below share one genomic window:
- a CDS encoding DNA translocase FtsK produces the protein MAKKKRPAKKKRKTKKQKQQQEQMIAIGVGFAFILFAVFGFLKLGFLGILVANGFRIVAGNTYQILCVLLAVLGFWIMVKNREFTMGKSRRWLGVGLFYLGILLFLHANLFGKLDSGEPNIIGTTWDLLSADIRQSQITTNVGGGMLGAFIYNLTFFLIAQPGSYFVAVLLILGGAVLFSNVESHQLLNALQVMGDRFQELLEGDPEKQARKQAAKEERQKQRAEAKEAKRLAAKEAAEAEAAEMEQKRATRQKNQVQKETSPIYEESEPEQLSFVPIDSFQGNVQPPVMEPPKQDEMTQAQESSEDELFEDDGTALEFEIEAEEENQAYELPSIDLLDSAQTVDQSDEYKKIEKNIGVLEQTFQSFGVDAKVVKASLGPSVTKFEIQPAVGVKVSKIVSLTDDIALALAAKDVRMEAPIPGKSLIGIEVPNSKISMVSFREIIEAQPDHPDKLLEVPLGRDVSGRVQTADLSKMPHLLVAGSTGSGKSVAINGIITSILMRAKPHEVKLMMIDPKMVELNMYNGIPHLLTPVVTNPRKAAQALQKVVQEMEERYEKFAATGVRNISGYNEFVQQKNLENGTKHPTLPFIVVIVDELADLMMVASNEVEDAIIRLAQMARAAGIHMILATQRPSVDVITGIIKANVPSRMAFAVSSGTDSRTIIDSNGAEKLLGRGDMLFLPMGENKPIRVQGAFISDHEVERVVNFVTDQQEANYEEKMMPTDEVESAGSAEQPQDELFEEAKALVIEMQTASISLLQRRFRIGYNRAARLVDELEAHGVVGPSEGSKPRKVFIEQVEESMEQPLSENQEI, from the coding sequence ATGGCAAAGAAAAAACGTCCTGCTAAAAAGAAAAGAAAAACAAAAAAACAGAAACAGCAGCAGGAGCAAATGATTGCGATCGGTGTTGGCTTTGCTTTTATACTATTTGCCGTCTTTGGCTTTTTGAAATTAGGCTTTTTAGGCATTTTAGTGGCGAATGGCTTTCGCATAGTCGCTGGAAATACGTATCAGATCCTCTGTGTATTATTAGCAGTTTTAGGATTTTGGATCATGGTCAAAAATAGAGAATTCACGATGGGTAAGAGTCGTCGTTGGCTGGGAGTCGGTCTGTTTTATTTAGGTATCTTACTCTTTTTACATGCCAATCTTTTTGGAAAATTGGACAGCGGAGAACCCAATATCATTGGAACGACTTGGGATCTACTATCGGCAGATATTCGTCAAAGCCAAATCACCACGAATGTCGGTGGCGGTATGTTAGGCGCATTTATTTATAATCTGACATTCTTTTTGATTGCTCAACCGGGAAGTTATTTCGTAGCTGTTTTATTGATTCTTGGCGGAGCAGTATTATTTAGTAATGTTGAGAGTCATCAATTATTGAATGCCTTACAAGTGATGGGAGATAGATTCCAAGAACTGTTAGAAGGCGATCCAGAAAAGCAGGCACGTAAACAAGCTGCGAAAGAAGAGCGGCAAAAGCAACGAGCAGAAGCGAAGGAAGCGAAACGTCTTGCTGCGAAAGAAGCAGCCGAAGCTGAAGCTGCGGAAATGGAACAAAAGCGAGCCACTCGTCAAAAGAATCAAGTCCAAAAGGAAACTTCTCCTATTTATGAAGAAAGTGAACCTGAACAATTGAGTTTTGTGCCGATTGACAGTTTCCAAGGAAATGTCCAACCTCCTGTTATGGAACCTCCTAAACAGGATGAAATGACCCAAGCACAAGAGTCGTCCGAAGATGAGTTATTTGAAGATGATGGCACTGCATTAGAATTTGAGATCGAAGCAGAAGAAGAAAATCAAGCATACGAACTACCTTCAATCGATTTATTAGACTCTGCGCAAACCGTGGATCAAAGTGATGAGTACAAGAAAATCGAAAAGAACATTGGCGTGTTAGAACAAACTTTCCAAAGTTTTGGTGTCGATGCGAAAGTCGTCAAAGCGAGTTTAGGACCATCTGTGACGAAGTTTGAGATCCAACCAGCTGTTGGAGTAAAAGTAAGTAAAATCGTTAGTTTAACGGATGATATTGCCTTAGCTTTAGCCGCAAAAGATGTTCGTATGGAAGCACCGATCCCTGGGAAATCATTGATCGGGATCGAAGTGCCGAACAGCAAGATCAGTATGGTTTCGTTTAGAGAGATCATCGAAGCCCAACCGGATCATCCAGACAAGCTATTGGAAGTCCCTCTAGGACGAGATGTTTCGGGTCGTGTCCAAACGGCTGATCTATCGAAAATGCCTCACTTGCTGGTTGCTGGTTCGACTGGTAGTGGGAAGTCTGTAGCCATAAATGGGATCATTACAAGTATTTTGATGCGAGCAAAACCTCATGAAGTCAAACTAATGATGATCGACCCGAAAATGGTTGAGTTGAATATGTATAATGGTATTCCGCATTTATTGACACCCGTTGTGACCAATCCTAGAAAAGCAGCACAAGCGTTGCAAAAAGTCGTTCAGGAAATGGAAGAACGTTATGAGAAGTTTGCTGCAACTGGTGTGAGAAATATCTCTGGGTACAATGAATTTGTCCAACAAAAAAATCTGGAAAATGGAACCAAACATCCGACCTTACCATTTATCGTCGTCATTGTTGATGAATTGGCGGATCTAATGATGGTTGCAAGCAACGAAGTCGAAGATGCAATCATCCGTTTAGCGCAAATGGCTCGTGCCGCAGGTATCCATATGATCTTAGCGACACAACGCCCAAGTGTGGATGTTATCACCGGGATCATCAAAGCCAATGTGCCTTCACGAATGGCGTTTGCTGTTTCCAGCGGAACAGACTCACGAACGATCATTGATTCTAATGGGGCGGAAAAGCTCTTAGGACGAGGGGACATGCTCTTCTTACCAATGGGTGAGAACAAACCGATCCGTGTTCAAGGCGCCTTCATTTCAGACCATGAAGTGGAACGTGTGGTTAACTTTGTCACCGATCAACAAGAAGCCAATTACGAAGAAAAAATGATGCCAACGGATGAAGTTGAATCAGCTGGTTCAGCTGAACAACCACAAGATGAACTATTTGAAGAGGCAAAAGCATTAGTTATCGAAATGCAAACCGCTAGTATTTCTCTGTTGCAACGTCGTTTTAGAATCGGCTACAATCGGGCAGCTCGTTTAGTCGATGAATTAGAGGCCCACGGCGTCGTAGGCCCTTCAGAAGGCAGTAAGCCTCGAAAAGTTTTTATTGAGCAAGTGGAAGAGTCAATGGAGCAACCATTATCTGAAAATCAGGAAATATAA
- a CDS encoding ribonuclease G produces the protein MANSEFQRGNQEVPQEIKKWNWGAFSLNIIWGIGNKTYLPLLCLIPLFNLVWVFICGFKGNEWAWRDGNYTDVETFKQVQKTWSRAGIAMFIIQILIILLYLVFVVFILSSLWYIRDSFIRDSYNYDPYIYDGYYY, from the coding sequence TTGGCAAATTCTGAGTTTCAAAGGGGCAATCAGGAAGTACCGCAAGAAATCAAAAAATGGAACTGGGGAGCATTCTCTCTAAATATCATTTGGGGAATCGGGAACAAAACGTATCTTCCATTACTGTGTTTGATTCCACTATTCAATCTTGTTTGGGTGTTTATTTGCGGATTTAAAGGCAATGAGTGGGCATGGAGAGATGGAAACTATACGGATGTTGAAACATTCAAACAAGTCCAAAAAACTTGGAGTCGAGCTGGCATAGCGATGTTTATTATTCAAATTTTGATCATCCTTTTATATCTTGTTTTCGTCGTATTCATTCTTTCTAGCTTATGGTATATTCGTGATTCTTTTATCCGGGATTCTTATAACTATGATCCTTACATTTATGATGGTTATTACTACTAG